In a genomic window of Zonotrichia albicollis isolate bZonAlb1 chromosome 7, bZonAlb1.hap1, whole genome shotgun sequence:
- the NANOS1 gene encoding nanos homolog 1: MEAFPGTKLEQHRHLPPVECLPGARYGGRNHSACGNVFNSWNDYLGLATLITKAVRPGKGFGPEPPSVVVAAAVPPAEEEEEEEEEEEEAAGPYFEGALDLHDLELCGHHHHHHHHHHGEGLLEERFAEFSPFPGRGGPAAVVFDCSGEHPGREGSAHAWGGVVVAGRLPAHPRAASRLLKPELQVCVFCRNNKEAVALYTTHILKGPDGRVLCPVLRRYTCPLCGASGDNAHTIKYCPLSKVPAARQLRHARTALGRKGR, encoded by the coding sequence ATGGAGGCATTCCCGGGCaccaagctggagcagcaccGGCACCTCCCGCCCGTGGAGTGCCTGCCGGGCGCCCGCTACGGCGGCCGGAACCACAGCGCCTGCGGGAACGTCTTCAACTCCTGGAACGATTACCTGGGGCTGGCCACGCTCATCACCAAGGCCGTGCGGCCCGGCAAGGGCTTcggccccgagcccccctcGGTGGTGGTAGCGGCCGCCGTGCCGCcggccgaggaggaggaggaagaggaggaggaggaagaagaggcgGCGGGGCCATACTTCGAGGGCGCTCTGGACTTGCACGACCTGGAGCTGTGCGGGCATCAccaccatcaccaccaccaccaccacggagaggggctgctggaggagcgCTTCGCCGAGTTCAGCCCCTTTCCCGGGcgcggcggccccgccgccgtgGTGTTCGACTGCTCGGGGGAGCACCCGGGCCGGGAGGGCTCTGCCCACGCCTGGGGCGGCGTGGTGGTGGCGGGGCGGCTGCCGGCGCACCCGCGGGCCGCCTCCCGCCTGCTCAAGCCCGAGCTGCAGGTCTGCGTCTTCTGCCGGAACAACAAGGAGGCGGTGGCCCTCTACACCACGCACATCCTCAAGGGACCCGATGGCCGCGTCCTGTGCCCGGTGCTGCGGCGCTACACCTGCCCCCTGTGCGGCGCCAGCGGCGACAATGCCCACACCATCAAGTACTGCCCCCTGTCCAAAGTGCCGGCGGCGCGGCAGCTCCGGCACGCCCGGACCGCGCTGGGCAGGAAGGGCCGCTAG